Proteins encoded together in one Yersinia mollaretii ATCC 43969 window:
- a CDS encoding flagellar basal body P-ring protein FlgI: MRKPSLVTLIITLFSLVWMPAQAERIRDLVTVQGVRDNALIGYGLVVGLDGSGDQTMQTPFTTQSLSNMLSQLGITVPPGTNMQLKNVAAVMVTAKLPAFSRAGQTIDVVVSSMGNAKSIRGGTLLMTPLKGVDNQVYALAQGNVLVGGAGASSGGSSVQVNQLTGGRISGGATIERELPTTFGSDGVINLQLNTEDFTMAQQVSDAINRQRGFGSATAIDARTIQVLVPRGNSSQVRFLADIQNIPVNVDAGDAKVIINSRTGSVVMNRNVVLDSCAVAQGNLSVVVDKQNTVSQPDTPFGGGQTVVTPNTQISVQQQGGVLQRVNASPNLNNVVRALNSLGATPIDLMSILQAMQSAGCLRAKLEII; encoded by the coding sequence ATGCGTAAACCGTCACTTGTCACACTTATTATTACGCTGTTCTCGCTGGTGTGGATGCCCGCGCAAGCAGAGCGTATCCGCGATTTGGTGACCGTTCAGGGAGTGCGTGATAACGCGTTGATCGGTTATGGACTGGTGGTGGGGCTGGATGGCTCCGGTGACCAGACCATGCAGACCCCCTTCACCACGCAAAGTCTGAGCAACATGTTGTCGCAGTTGGGGATTACCGTCCCACCGGGCACCAACATGCAGCTCAAAAACGTGGCTGCGGTGATGGTGACCGCGAAGTTACCGGCATTCTCCCGCGCCGGACAGACCATCGACGTGGTGGTCTCCTCCATGGGTAATGCCAAAAGTATTCGTGGCGGCACCTTGCTGATGACCCCGCTAAAAGGGGTGGATAATCAGGTTTACGCCTTGGCACAAGGTAACGTGCTGGTCGGTGGTGCTGGGGCTTCATCCGGTGGCAGCAGTGTGCAGGTGAATCAATTGACTGGCGGGCGCATCAGCGGCGGTGCCACTATCGAACGTGAACTGCCGACCACCTTTGGCTCCGATGGCGTGATTAATCTGCAATTGAATACTGAAGATTTCACCATGGCGCAGCAGGTCAGTGACGCTATCAATCGCCAGCGCGGTTTTGGCTCAGCCACTGCAATTGATGCGCGCACCATTCAGGTTCTCGTGCCGCGCGGTAACAGTTCTCAGGTCCGTTTCTTGGCGGATATCCAGAATATCCCGGTGAATGTCGATGCCGGAGATGCCAAAGTGATTATCAACTCCCGCACCGGTTCGGTGGTGATGAACCGCAATGTGGTGCTGGACTCCTGTGCGGTGGCGCAAGGGAATCTGTCGGTGGTGGTCGATAAGCAAAACACCGTCAGCCAGCCGGATACCCCGTTCGGCGGGGGGCAGACGGTCGTGACACCGAACACCCAGATCTCTGTTCAGCAGCAAGGTGGCGTGTTACAGCGCGTCAATGCCAGCCCGAATCTGAACAATGTGGTACGCGCCTTGAACTCACTGGGGGCCACCCCAATCGACTTGATGTCTATCTTGCAGGCGATGCAAAGTGCCGGCTGTCTACGGGCTAAATTGGAAATTATCTGA
- the flgJ gene encoding flagellar assembly peptidoglycan hydrolase FlgJ — MSDLMAMSGSANEMFGAAYDTQSLNALKRDAARDPEGNLKKVAQQVEGMFVQMMLKSMRSALPQDGVMNSDQTRLYTSMYDQQIAQQMSVKGLGLADMMVKQLSGSTSPSETAGTVPMMLDNEVLQTLPAQALAQMVRRAMPTPPANSGVSLPQGPGNFVARMSIPAQIASQQSGIPHQLIMAQAALESGWGQREIPTADGKSSFNVFGIKAGSNWDGPVSEITTTEYEQGVATKTKARFRVYGSYVEAVSDYVKLLTQNPRYAHVAAAQSPEQGAHALQQAGYATDPQYAQKLVSVIQQMRSAGEQAVKAYSSDLSQLF, encoded by the coding sequence ATGAGCGATTTGATGGCGATGTCCGGCTCCGCCAATGAGATGTTCGGGGCCGCCTATGACACCCAATCACTGAATGCGTTAAAACGTGATGCGGCCAGAGACCCCGAGGGCAACCTGAAAAAGGTAGCCCAGCAGGTGGAGGGGATGTTTGTGCAGATGATGCTGAAAAGTATGCGCTCTGCCTTGCCGCAAGATGGGGTGATGAACAGTGATCAGACCCGACTTTATACCTCGATGTATGACCAGCAGATTGCTCAGCAGATGTCGGTCAAGGGGTTAGGTCTGGCCGACATGATGGTGAAGCAGCTTTCAGGTTCCACCTCGCCAAGTGAAACTGCGGGCACTGTGCCGATGATGCTGGATAATGAAGTGTTGCAGACATTACCCGCACAGGCACTGGCTCAGATGGTGCGCCGTGCTATGCCGACGCCCCCGGCTAACAGTGGCGTGTCACTGCCGCAAGGCCCCGGTAACTTTGTGGCGCGGATGTCGATTCCAGCACAAATTGCCAGCCAGCAGAGTGGGATTCCTCATCAGTTGATTATGGCGCAAGCCGCACTGGAGTCCGGCTGGGGTCAACGTGAGATCCCAACTGCTGACGGCAAGAGCAGCTTCAACGTCTTTGGTATCAAAGCGGGCAGCAACTGGGATGGCCCGGTCAGTGAAATCACCACCACTGAATATGAGCAGGGGGTGGCGACCAAAACCAAAGCCCGTTTCCGAGTCTATGGTTCGTATGTCGAGGCGGTCAGTGATTATGTGAAATTGCTGACCCAAAATCCGCGCTACGCCCATGTTGCTGCGGCACAAAGCCCTGAACAGGGCGCACATGCCCTGCAACAAGCGGGTTATGCGACCGACCCGCAATATGCGCAGAAGTTGGTGAGTGTGATTCAGCAGATGAGGAGCGCCGGGGAGCAGGCGGTGAAAGCCTACAGCAGCGACCTAAGCCAGCTCTTCTAA
- the flgK gene encoding flagellar hook-associated protein FlgK, with translation MSNSLMNTAMSGLSAAQYALSTVSNNITNFQVAGYNRQNAIFAQNGGTLSPAGFIGNGVTVTGVNREYNSFITNQLRSSQTQSSGLTTYYQQISQIDNLLSNSSNNLSVTMQDFFSNLQNLVSNAGDDAARKTVLGKAEGLVNQFQNADKYLRDMDTGVNQKITESVTKINNYSEQIAKLNDQITRLRGSSGSEPNALLDQRDQLVTELNQIVGVTVTQQDGDAYNVAFANGLPLVQGSSSHKIEAIASSSDATRLAIGYKYGSGDVMEVDESRLATGSLGGTLKFRSEALDSARNQLGQLALAMADSFNTQHKAGFDINGDPGDDFFSFAQPNVLKNSNNQGDASLTVKYTDTSKVKASDYSVEFDGTDWQVTRLSDNTKVPANPVKDVNGDTTGLSFDGLDVSIDNGTGGAQSKDKFLVKTVSNVAANLQVAVTDSSKIAAAGTADGGASDNVNAKALLDLQTKKLVDSKATLSGAYAGLVSNVGNQTNTAKTNSAAQANIVKQLTAEQQSISGVNLDEEYGDLQRFQQYYLANAQVIQTASTLFNALLDLR, from the coding sequence ATGTCCAATAGTTTAATGAATACTGCGATGAGTGGCCTGAGCGCCGCGCAATATGCCCTGAGCACCGTCAGTAATAACATCACCAATTTTCAGGTGGCGGGCTATAACCGCCAGAACGCTATCTTTGCGCAAAATGGTGGCACCTTAAGCCCCGCAGGCTTTATTGGTAATGGCGTGACCGTGACCGGTGTCAACCGTGAGTATAACTCCTTTATTACCAACCAATTGCGTTCTTCACAGACGCAAAGCAGCGGGTTGACTACCTACTATCAGCAAATCTCGCAAATCGATAATTTGCTCTCCAACTCCTCCAATAACCTCTCCGTCACCATGCAGGACTTCTTTAGTAACCTGCAAAACTTGGTGAGCAACGCCGGTGATGATGCGGCGCGTAAAACGGTATTGGGCAAGGCAGAAGGGCTGGTGAACCAGTTCCAGAATGCGGATAAGTATCTGCGTGATATGGATACCGGCGTCAACCAGAAGATCACCGAAAGCGTGACCAAGATTAATAACTATTCCGAGCAGATAGCCAAGCTCAATGATCAAATCACCCGCCTGCGCGGCAGCAGTGGCAGCGAACCTAACGCCTTGCTCGATCAGCGCGACCAACTGGTGACTGAACTGAATCAGATTGTCGGTGTGACCGTCACTCAGCAAGATGGTGATGCCTATAACGTCGCGTTTGCTAACGGTCTGCCACTGGTGCAAGGCTCAAGCTCTCACAAAATTGAAGCGATCGCGTCTAGCAGTGATGCCACACGCTTAGCCATTGGCTACAAATATGGCAGTGGCGACGTGATGGAAGTGGACGAAAGCCGTCTGGCGACCGGTAGCCTCGGCGGCACCTTGAAATTCCGCAGTGAAGCACTGGATAGCGCCCGCAATCAATTAGGCCAACTGGCCTTGGCGATGGCAGATAGCTTTAACACCCAGCATAAAGCCGGCTTTGATATCAATGGTGATCCGGGCGATGACTTCTTTAGTTTTGCTCAGCCCAATGTGCTGAAAAACTCGAATAATCAGGGTGATGCTAGCTTGACGGTAAAGTATACCGACACCTCGAAAGTCAAAGCCAGCGACTACAGTGTGGAATTTGATGGCACCGATTGGCAGGTGACTCGCCTGTCGGATAACACCAAAGTCCCGGCGAATCCGGTGAAAGATGTCAATGGTGACACCACTGGCTTGAGCTTCGACGGTCTCGACGTCAGCATTGATAACGGCACGGGTGGCGCACAAAGCAAAGATAAGTTTTTGGTGAAAACGGTGTCGAATGTGGCGGCTAATCTGCAAGTTGCCGTGACAGACTCCAGTAAAATTGCCGCCGCTGGGACAGCGGATGGTGGCGCAAGTGATAACGTCAACGCCAAAGCGTTATTGGATCTGCAAACTAAGAAACTGGTGGACAGCAAAGCGACCCTCTCTGGGGCTTATGCTGGGTTAGTCAGTAATGTCGGTAACCAGACCAATACCGCGAAAACCAACAGTGCGGCGCAAGCCAATATTGTTAAGCAGTTGACCGCCGAGCAGCAGTCTATTTCAGGCGTCAATCTGGATGAAGAGTACGGTGATTTACAGCGCTTCCAACAATATTATTTGGCGAATGCGCAAGTGATTCAAACGGCCTCAACGCTGTTTAATGCGCTGTTGGATCTGCGTTAA
- the flgL gene encoding flagellar hook-associated protein FlgL has translation MRLSTSMIYQQTMQGVTNAQSLWMQSGQQLSTGKRVVNPSDDPMAASQAVMVSQSQSENSQYTLARSFARNELSQETKTLEQVTSTIQSIQSIIISAKSDILSDDDRASYATQLQGLKDQLLNQANSTNGSGRYTFAAFKSDKPPFVVSATGAVTYQGGDVAIEQKVDASREMTIGHTGSSVFLALTSNAKPEPDDAAGNPVAAEANVFNTIDTVLKSLKTPLAGATDAVKEQAEAEMDKGIRGMANSLNNVLSVQAEVGTQLQELDNLDSLGSDRTLSNKQRLTDLVDVDYTAAISSYVMQQAALQASYTTFTNMQGLSLFQLNK, from the coding sequence GTGCGCTTAAGTACTAGCATGATCTATCAGCAAACTATGCAGGGCGTGACGAATGCCCAATCCCTTTGGATGCAGTCGGGCCAACAGCTTTCCACCGGAAAGCGTGTGGTTAACCCCTCTGATGATCCTATGGCGGCATCACAAGCGGTGATGGTGTCGCAATCCCAATCGGAAAATAGTCAATATACCTTGGCGCGTAGCTTTGCCCGTAATGAGCTGTCACAGGAGACCAAAACACTGGAGCAGGTGACCAGCACCATCCAGTCAATCCAAAGCATTATTATCAGTGCTAAAAGTGACATTCTGAGTGACGATGATCGTGCCTCTTATGCCACTCAGTTACAGGGTTTGAAAGATCAGTTGCTCAATCAGGCCAACTCCACCAACGGCAGCGGTCGTTACACCTTTGCCGCGTTTAAAAGTGACAAGCCCCCCTTTGTGGTGAGTGCCACGGGTGCAGTGACCTATCAGGGCGGGGATGTGGCGATTGAGCAAAAAGTGGATGCTAGCCGTGAGATGACGATTGGGCATACCGGGAGCAGTGTTTTTCTGGCGCTGACCAGTAATGCCAAACCTGAACCTGATGATGCGGCGGGTAATCCGGTTGCTGCTGAAGCCAATGTCTTCAATACCATTGATACCGTCTTAAAATCGTTGAAAACGCCCCTGGCGGGTGCCACCGATGCGGTGAAAGAGCAGGCGGAAGCCGAGATGGATAAAGGGATTCGCGGCATGGCCAACTCATTGAATAATGTGTTGTCGGTTCAGGCTGAAGTCGGTACTCAACTGCAAGAGTTGGATAATCTGGACAGTTTGGGCAGCGACCGCACCTTGAGTAATAAGCAGCGGTTGACTGACTTAGTGGATGTGGATTATACCGCTGCCATCTCCTCTTACGTCATGCAGCAGGCGGCATTGCAGGCCTCTTACACCACTTTCACCAATATGCAGGGTCTGTCTCTGTTCCAGTTGAATAAGTAA
- the fliR gene encoding flagellar biosynthetic protein FliR: MLSLDTTQLAALVSQYFWPLIRVLALITTAPVLSEKQINRKVKVGLAVLITFLIAPALPPVNIPLVSSGALWVAAQQILIGVTIGLTMQFAFAAIRLAGEVIGLQMGLSFATFFDPSGGPNTSVLSRLLNLLAMLLFLTFNGHLWLISLLADSFHTLPIQFEPLNGGGFLTLAQTGSLIFMNGLMLALPLITLLLTLNLALGMLNRMTPQLSVFVIGFPLTLTVGILSLGLIMPLLAPFAEHLFSEFFDRLAVVLSGMAS; the protein is encoded by the coding sequence ATGCTCTCCCTTGATACCACCCAACTCGCGGCCTTAGTGAGCCAATACTTCTGGCCCTTAATTCGCGTGCTGGCGCTGATCACCACCGCGCCAGTGTTAAGCGAGAAGCAGATCAACCGCAAAGTCAAAGTGGGTTTGGCGGTATTAATCACCTTTCTGATTGCCCCTGCACTGCCGCCGGTGAATATCCCATTAGTCTCCAGTGGCGCGCTGTGGGTCGCCGCCCAGCAAATACTGATTGGGGTCACGATTGGTTTAACTATGCAATTTGCTTTTGCCGCCATTCGACTGGCGGGTGAAGTGATTGGTTTGCAGATGGGGTTATCCTTCGCCACCTTCTTTGACCCCTCCGGTGGGCCAAATACCTCGGTGCTCTCCCGCTTACTTAACTTGTTGGCGATGCTGCTGTTTCTCACTTTTAATGGTCATTTATGGCTCATCTCGTTGCTAGCCGACAGTTTCCATACCCTGCCCATCCAGTTCGAGCCGCTTAATGGAGGCGGTTTTCTGACACTGGCGCAGACCGGCTCACTGATCTTTATGAATGGCCTGATGCTGGCATTGCCGCTGATTACCCTGCTGTTAACCCTCAACTTAGCCTTAGGGATGCTTAACCGCATGACACCACAACTCTCGGTGTTCGTGATCGGTTTCCCACTGACCCTGACCGTCGGTATTTTGTCGCTGGGACTCATCATGCCGCTGCTCGCCCCCTTCGCCGAACACTTATTCAGCGAATTCTTTGACCGTCTGGCGGTGGTGTTGAGTGGCATGGCGAGCTGA
- the fliQ gene encoding flagellar biosynthesis protein FliQ — protein MTPESVMALGVEAMKIALALAAPLLLAALISGLIVSLLQAATQINEMTLSFIPKILAVFTTMVIAGPWMLNLILDYMRNLFTSLPTLIG, from the coding sequence ATGACACCTGAATCGGTAATGGCCCTCGGCGTCGAGGCAATGAAGATAGCCCTTGCTCTGGCCGCGCCACTCTTGCTGGCGGCGCTGATCAGCGGCCTGATTGTCAGCCTATTGCAGGCGGCAACCCAGATTAACGAAATGACACTGTCATTTATCCCGAAAATACTGGCGGTCTTCACTACCATGGTGATCGCTGGCCCGTGGATGCTGAACCTGATACTGGACTATATGCGTAACTTGTTTACCAGCCTGCCCACGTTGATCGGCTAA
- the fliP gene encoding flagellar type III secretion system pore protein FliP (The bacterial flagellar biogenesis protein FliP forms a type III secretion system (T3SS)-type pore required for flagellar assembly.), whose product MMSLRLLLNKTSLLLFTLLCSPAVMAQLPGIISQPLANGGQSWSLPIQTLVLITSLSFLPAALLMMTSFTRIIIVLGLLRNALGTPSAPPNQVMLGLALFLTFFIMSPVFDKVYQDAYLPFSQDKISMEVAMDKGAQPLREFMLRQTRESDLALYARLANLPPLEGPEMVPLRILLPAYVTSELKTAFQIGFTVFIPFLIIDLVVASVLMALGMMMVPPASISLPFKLMLFVLVDGWQLLLGSLAQSFYS is encoded by the coding sequence ATGATGTCACTGCGCCTGCTACTCAATAAAACCTCCCTGCTGCTGTTCACCTTGCTCTGCTCCCCAGCGGTCATGGCACAACTCCCCGGCATCATCAGCCAACCCTTGGCGAATGGTGGACAGAGTTGGTCATTGCCGATACAGACACTGGTGTTAATCACCAGCTTAAGTTTCTTGCCCGCGGCTTTGCTGATGATGACCAGTTTTACCCGCATCATTATTGTGCTGGGTTTGCTGCGCAACGCCTTGGGGACACCTTCAGCACCACCGAATCAGGTGATGCTGGGGCTGGCACTGTTTTTGACCTTCTTTATCATGTCACCAGTGTTTGACAAGGTGTATCAGGATGCTTATCTGCCCTTCAGTCAGGACAAGATCAGCATGGAAGTGGCGATGGATAAAGGCGCACAACCGCTACGTGAATTTATGCTGCGTCAGACCCGCGAGTCTGATTTGGCACTCTATGCCCGTTTAGCCAATCTACCGCCATTGGAAGGGCCAGAAATGGTGCCGTTGCGGATTTTGCTGCCTGCGTATGTCACCAGCGAGCTGAAAACCGCCTTCCAAATCGGTTTTACCGTTTTTATTCCCTTCCTGATTATCGACTTGGTGGTGGCCAGTGTGCTGATGGCGCTGGGGATGATGATGGTGCCGCCTGCCAGTATCTCGCTGCCCTTTAAGCTGATGCTTTTTGTGTTGGTGGATGGCTGGCAGTTGTTGTTGGGTTCACTCGCTCAAAGTTTCTACAGTTAG
- the fliO gene encoding flagellar biosynthetic protein FliO: protein MTAAQTATVETTAPVAEASGAVAVPVSASSSATTQAPVTGFAASHPGVAVQQTAPALPAGSVLTQVGSVLGGILLLILCGAWLVRRLGFAPQARNNKLLSVKASCQVGQRERVVIVEVDNTWLVLGVTSQQVTQLHTLPRPPVDDSASPTPSTKPADFRQLLNHHLFNKKSKHPEKSA, encoded by the coding sequence ATGACCGCAGCGCAGACCGCCACTGTTGAGACGACCGCTCCCGTAGCTGAGGCTTCGGGGGCAGTGGCTGTGCCCGTATCAGCCAGTTCATCCGCAACAACCCAAGCACCCGTGACCGGTTTTGCAGCTAGCCATCCGGGTGTCGCGGTGCAACAAACCGCGCCCGCCCTACCCGCAGGTTCGGTGTTAACGCAGGTTGGCAGTGTGTTGGGCGGCATTTTGCTGTTGATTCTGTGCGGAGCTTGGCTGGTGCGCCGTCTGGGTTTTGCGCCGCAAGCACGCAACAACAAGTTATTGAGTGTGAAGGCCAGTTGTCAGGTGGGCCAGCGCGAACGCGTCGTGATCGTCGAAGTGGATAACACTTGGCTGGTATTGGGTGTGACATCACAACAGGTGACGCAACTCCATACACTGCCCCGCCCGCCGGTGGACGACAGCGCGTCGCCAACACCAAGTACCAAACCGGCTGACTTTCGCCAGTTACTGAACCACCATCTATTTAACAAAAAATCGAAACACCCGGAAAAATCGGCATGA
- the fliN gene encoding flagellar motor switch protein FliN, which translates to MSDPKLPSDDGKESVDDLWADAFNEQQATEKPAATTEGVFKSLEAPDALGNLQDIDLILDIPVKLTVELGRTKMTIKELLRLSQGSVVSLDGLAGEPLDILINGYLIAQGEVVVVADKYGVRITDIITPSERMRRLSR; encoded by the coding sequence ATGAGTGACCCTAAGCTTCCGTCTGACGATGGAAAGGAATCCGTGGACGATCTGTGGGCTGATGCGTTTAATGAGCAACAGGCGACGGAAAAACCAGCGGCCACGACCGAAGGCGTATTTAAATCACTGGAAGCGCCGGACGCACTGGGTAACCTGCAAGATATCGATCTGATTTTGGATATCCCGGTCAAACTGACCGTGGAGCTGGGCCGCACCAAAATGACCATCAAAGAGCTGTTGCGTCTTTCGCAAGGTTCCGTGGTGTCACTGGATGGTCTGGCGGGTGAACCGCTGGATATCTTGATTAACGGTTATCTGATTGCTCAGGGTGAAGTGGTGGTGGTAGCGGATAAATACGGTGTTCGTATCACCGATATCATTACCCCGTCAGAACGTATGCGTCGCCTGAGCCGCTAA
- the fliM gene encoding flagellar motor switch protein FliM, which translates to MGDSILSQAEIDALLNGDSGGEEPEAVTGAETDVKPYDPTTQRRVVRERLHALEIINERFARQFRMGLFNLLRRSPDITVGPIKIQPYHDFARNLPVPTNLNLIHLKPLRGTALFVFAPSLVFIAVDNLFGGDGRFPTKVEGREFTHTEQRVINRMLRLALDAYRDAWAPIYKIDVEYVRSEIQVKFTNITTSPNDIVVTTPFHVEIGALSGEFNICIPFAMIEPLRELLTNPPLENSRQEDSHWRETLVKQVQHSELELVANFVDIPLRLSQILKLQPGDVLPIDKPDRLIAHVDGVPVLTSQYGTLNGQYALRVEHLINPILNALNEEQPNE; encoded by the coding sequence ATGGGCGATAGCATTCTTTCACAAGCAGAGATTGACGCACTGTTAAACGGTGACAGCGGGGGCGAAGAGCCTGAAGCGGTCACTGGCGCGGAAACAGACGTTAAGCCTTATGACCCGACGACCCAGCGACGTGTGGTGCGTGAGCGCTTGCACGCGCTGGAGATCATCAATGAGCGGTTTGCCCGTCAGTTCCGCATGGGGCTGTTTAACCTGTTACGCCGCAGCCCAGATATCACGGTCGGCCCGATCAAAATTCAGCCTTATCATGATTTTGCCCGTAACCTGCCAGTGCCAACCAATCTCAACTTGATTCATTTGAAACCTTTGCGCGGCACAGCACTGTTCGTGTTTGCCCCAAGTTTGGTGTTTATTGCGGTTGATAACTTATTTGGGGGTGATGGCCGCTTCCCGACGAAGGTGGAAGGCCGCGAGTTTACCCACACAGAACAACGGGTAATTAATCGCATGTTGCGGCTGGCGCTAGATGCTTACCGTGATGCTTGGGCTCCTATCTATAAGATAGATGTCGAGTACGTCCGCTCTGAAATACAGGTGAAATTCACCAATATCACCACCTCCCCCAACGATATCGTGGTCACGACCCCTTTCCATGTGGAGATCGGTGCGCTGAGTGGTGAGTTTAACATCTGTATCCCGTTTGCCATGATCGAGCCGTTGCGCGAACTGCTGACCAATCCACCACTGGAAAACTCCCGTCAGGAAGATAGCCATTGGCGTGAAACGTTGGTCAAGCAGGTACAGCACTCCGAGCTAGAGCTGGTGGCTAATTTTGTGGATATCCCGCTGAGATTGTCGCAGATACTCAAGCTACAGCCGGGGGATGTCCTCCCAATAGATAAGCCGGATCGACTGATTGCTCATGTCGACGGCGTACCGGTACTGACCAGTCAGTACGGGACATTAAACGGGCAATATGCCCTGCGTGTTGAACATTTGATTAACCCTATTTTGAATGCTCTGAATGAGGAACAGCCCAATGAGTGA
- the fliL gene encoding flagellar basal body-associated protein FliL, producing MSENTFPAKRKSSIWVILLVLVAVAASAGGGYSWWLLNKSKPTTAKVVPVIPVFMPLETFTVNLITPDNNLDRVLYIGLTLRLPDDATRAKLNDYLPEVRSRLLLLLSRQSADSLSNEEGKQRLVGEIKNVLSPPMVKGQPNQVVSDVLFTAFILR from the coding sequence ATGTCTGAAAATACTTTCCCGGCCAAGCGTAAGAGTTCGATCTGGGTCATCCTGTTGGTGCTGGTTGCTGTAGCCGCATCCGCAGGGGGTGGTTATAGCTGGTGGTTGCTCAACAAGAGCAAACCTACCACCGCGAAAGTCGTCCCGGTGATCCCGGTATTCATGCCGCTGGAGACCTTTACGGTCAATCTGATTACGCCAGATAACAATCTGGATCGCGTGCTTTATATCGGATTAACCTTAAGACTGCCCGACGACGCCACGCGCGCAAAACTCAATGATTACCTGCCGGAAGTGCGCAGCCGCTTGCTGTTGCTGCTCTCCCGTCAATCCGCCGATAGCCTGTCGAATGAAGAGGGCAAGCAGCGTTTAGTCGGTGAAATTAAAAACGTTCTTAGCCCGCCAATGGTTAAAGGCCAACCTAATCAGGTAGTCAGCGATGTGCTGTTTACCGCATTCATACTGCGATAA
- a CDS encoding flagellar hook-length control protein FliK — MNLSLLPATATASETEGAASSSSIAALFTDAGLPADFAKLLGDQLGKELTAIDASTLKSSLAATTDITADVEGGKSTTGSSKLNQLLAALGDISATLPAGLTHAGQSGDAANLKKTTVDDDKALDNSADKTDLSALQTLLAMLPHQVATTLGSANNGQKATLTEGNGLSGSKGSAKQDLAALTSLTSQDKGLASLMGSTLATVGSNLKSDKTVSSDPLSASTAKSKTAQDRLARLTAQSADSTPNVKAAPLAAQADSAVTATSALDKIVVSSSAVTPALPPISSPVLSTSTGAQVSVPVSGHLSAQLGSQEWQQSLGQQVVMFSRNGQQSAELRLHPQELGALQISLKMEDNQAQLHFASAHSQVRAALEAAMPSLRSALAESGIQLGQSSVGSEGQWQQAQQQSQQNQQGFASRHQPAYGETAAADALASTPLVTPAALQALANGSGGVDIFA, encoded by the coding sequence ATGAATCTGTCCCTACTGCCTGCCACGGCGACCGCCAGTGAAACCGAAGGCGCTGCATCCTCGTCGTCCATTGCGGCGCTCTTTACCGACGCCGGGCTGCCAGCTGATTTTGCCAAACTGTTGGGCGACCAACTGGGCAAAGAGCTGACCGCCATTGATGCTTCGACACTGAAATCCTCGCTGGCCGCCACCACCGATATCACCGCCGATGTTGAGGGTGGCAAATCCACCACGGGCAGCAGCAAGTTGAATCAGTTGCTCGCGGCATTGGGCGATATCAGTGCCACACTCCCCGCAGGGCTGACTCATGCCGGACAAAGCGGTGATGCGGCGAATCTGAAGAAAACTACCGTTGATGATGACAAGGCGCTGGATAACAGTGCCGATAAAACTGATCTCAGTGCCTTGCAAACCTTGCTGGCGATGTTGCCGCATCAGGTTGCCACGACACTGGGCAGTGCCAACAATGGGCAAAAAGCCACATTGACTGAGGGTAATGGCCTAAGCGGCAGTAAAGGCAGTGCCAAGCAAGATTTAGCCGCCCTCACCAGCCTGACATCACAAGATAAAGGGTTGGCCTCACTGATGGGCAGCACCCTCGCCACGGTCGGCAGCAATCTGAAAAGTGATAAAACGGTGAGCAGTGACCCGCTATCTGCGAGCACCGCGAAGAGCAAAACCGCACAAGATAGACTGGCCCGTTTGACGGCGCAGAGTGCCGATAGCACGCCGAATGTGAAAGCGGCCCCGTTGGCCGCACAGGCAGATAGCGCTGTGACGGCAACCTCGGCGCTGGATAAAATCGTCGTCAGCTCATCGGCCGTCACCCCTGCACTTCCGCCCATCTCCAGCCCTGTACTGTCCACCTCGACAGGCGCTCAGGTCAGTGTGCCGGTCAGTGGTCATTTAAGCGCCCAATTGGGCAGCCAAGAGTGGCAACAGTCACTGGGGCAACAAGTGGTGATGTTCAGCCGCAATGGGCAGCAGAGCGCCGAACTGCGGTTACATCCACAGGAGTTGGGCGCATTACAGATTAGCTTGAAGATGGAAGATAATCAGGCTCAGCTCCATTTTGCCTCAGCCCACAGTCAGGTCCGCGCGGCCCTTGAAGCGGCCATGCCAAGTTTACGCAGTGCATTAGCTGAAAGTGGCATTCAACTGGGCCAAAGCAGTGTCGGCAGTGAGGGGCAGTGGCAACAAGCTCAGCAGCAGAGCCAACAAAACCAGCAAGGTTTTGCCTCACGCCATCAGCCAGCCTATGGCGAAACGGCGGCAGCTGATGCTCTTGCTAGCACCCCCTTAGTCACGCCAGCGGCATTGCAAGCCTTGGCTAACGGCAGTGGCGGTGTTGATATTTTCGCCTAA